Genomic DNA from Candidatus Methylomirabilis sp.:
CGTACGACCCGGTGCTCGACCGGTGGGAGGACCGGGCGTCGCTTCCCCAGGCGCTGCATCACGTGGCAGCCGCTGCCTTAGACGGCAAGCTCTATGTGGTCGGTGGGTATCGGAATGTCTGGCCCTGGCAGCCGGTTGCGAGCCTCTGGCGCTACGATCCCGCCACCGACCGCTGGCAGGCGGCGAAGCCGATGCCGACCGCGCGCGGGGCGCTGGCCGTGGCGGTGCTGAATGGAAAGCTTTATGCAGTGGGCGGGATGGCTGGCCAAGTGCTCCATGTCAACGAGGAGTACGAACCGGCCACCGATACCTGGCGCAAGCGGGCGCCGATGCCGACAGGTCGCGATCACCTGGCGGCCGCGGCGCTAGAGGGCAAACTGTATGCCGTCGGTGGCCGCATCGGATCGATGGACCGGAATCTGGCCGTTACGGAGGTTTACGATCCGGTCGCTGATCGCTGGGAGGCGAGGCGGCCGATGCCGACCGCCAGGGGTGGCATCGCTGCCGTTGCCCTGGGAGATCGACTGTTTGTCTTCGGTGGCGAGGAATCTGCAAGGACCATGGCCCAGACTGAAGCCTACGATCCGGTTGCAGACCAATGGACAGCTATGGCGCCGATGCCGACGGCCCGTCATGGTCTCGGCGCGGCAACCATCGGCGGCAAGATCTACGTCATCGGCGGTGGCGTCAAGCCCGGCGCCTCGAAGAGTGGTCTCAACGAGGTCTTCGACCCCGGCCCATGACGCAGCGGTCTGGGTGTGAGCCCGCTTGTGGAAAGGCAGTCATACTACAAAACCTGGAAAGTCTGACCCAACGGTTGGAACTCAGCAACTTCCTGCTTTTCTAATTTCTGCCGAATTTGCTCAAAACGCTTGATGGTTTCAGCCTCGTACAACCGCTCCCCACACCGTAGGCATACGTCGGCATGTACTTTGAGCACAGCCGTATGCACTCCACCCTTGAGCAATTTTTCTACTTCTTTTTCCACCAATTCACCGCTACAAACGGGACACTTTTCAAAAGGCTTCATTTCTTTCTCCTTGTCCGCCAATCTACCCATCGTTCAGGATCGGGACGATACACTGTGATTAATACCGACCATTTCGTCTCCGGGTTGTATGCCCATACACTATGTATCGGCTCGCCCGTGAAACTATTACCATAAATCAGGCAACTTGGATACGGCTTGTCGGAGGGATATGCTTCGATAATCTCACCTTGCAAGACACTGAAGAAGATTTCATCGAAGGGCAGGCGGTCCGCCTGTGCTTCTTCGTCAGCATGGTCAGTAATACGGATGCGATTATCTCGTATAGCATCAATAATGTCTTGGATGTTCACTGTAAGACGCCTGCTTCTATTTTACCTGATTATTCAACTGAGATGGGTACAAAGGGCTGGCAAACGAAAAGGTCAGCGACGGGAGCCAGTCGCTGATGACATTCGATTTGTCTCTGAGCGAATCAGCTGGCTCCCGTTCGCTGCACCGTCTGGTTCGTCAATGTCCGTGCGATCAGGTCCGCCAGTCTTTAACGACGAGCCCCCAGGACCCGGCATGATACTGAAGAAAGCGTCTGCACGCCCAATGAACGCTTCGACATCGCCATCGAAAACCTCTCCTCCGACGCACCGACAGTACTCTCTCGTGATACTCGCCTTTGCAGCCTCTTCCCATGTGCGCTTGCAGGGCCAAGACCTAACGAGCTCTAATGTCGGAGCACTCGTGCGGTGATCCGATAATCGCACGTCCAAGTTGTCGGTGTACCCGATCTTTAGCCGATCAGAAAGGTCGTCGGGGTGTAACTGAATGATGTAGAAGTAGCCAAAGTCGCTGTGCTTCGCGATCTCGTTACCAGACGCAGGAATAGGCAGGCGAGGCCTGTAGTCGCGGATCAGGCGGTCAGCGTCGTCTCTCGGCAGAGACACTGCGTTACGGCGACCGCGCTGAGGTCGTAAGCCAAGAGCAGTGGATCGCCGCTTAACCAACCGCAGGGCGTAGTCCTTGTTGACGCCGAGTTCTTCAGCAATTTTCTTTATCGGGACCATTTCCATCTGCGATTTCTCGGGCAACCTGACACTGCTATGGCGAACTATTAAGTGAACCGCTTAACCGGCTGAATGGACGGCGCGGCGTATCCCGAAAACAGAACAACCCTTTGGGGCTCACAATCCCCCAAAGGGCCGTGATAAATTCCTTCAGTCTGACGCTGGTCCGGTTCGCGTGTTGGTTCCTACTGGCCGTCATGACCACGCTCCCTCTTCCCGCGGAACAGGTGCCCCTATTTGCCGCAAGGCAGGGCTGTCGAAGTGGCCCGATGATAATGTCCGGTTCAGGCAGGGGTCAAGGGAAAAGTACGAACGAGGAAAACAGAAAATGGGGCAACGGCGTGGTATGATCTCGGTGTTGACGGGATTGTTTTGGAAGGCTATACTATACCGTAGTAGGGTATCAAATCTGAAATCCTTTCAGAGGCAGAGATGATGGACGAAGAGGCGAAGCAAAAGGCGCTGGCGCGCCTGAGCCGGATCGAGGGCCAGGTGCAGGGTGTGCAGCGGATGGTCGAGGAGGGGAAGTATTGCGTTGATATCCTGCTCCAGCTCTCCGCTATCCAGGGCGCGTTGGAGCAGGTTCGCAAGATTCTCCTGGGCCGTCATATCGAATCGTGTGTCGCGGAGGCGATGGCCTCCGGGCGGGCGGAGGATCGGCAGAAGAAGATCGAGGAGCTCCTCGAGGTCTTTTCGCGCTACGGCCGGTAGGGGTCTGAGGCGTTTACGATGCGATACGATACGATCGTGGTCGGTGGCGGGCCTGCCGGGGCGACGGCCGCGCTGCATCTGGCAAAGGCAGGCGCCAAGGTGCTCCTGCTGGAGCGGAGGAGACTGCCGCGCTACAAGGCGTGTGGTGGCTGCCTGTCGCGGCGGGTGGAGCGGCTGCTTCCGTTCGATCTGGAAAAGGTGAACGAGGAGCCGATCACCGGCCTCACCTTCACCTATCGTAGTCGCAATCCGGTCGAGGCGACCTTTGCGGAGCCGGTGGCCTACATGGTCTGGCGCGATAAGTTCGATCAGGCTCTTTGCCGCCAAGCGATTGAGGCCGGAGCCGAGTTACGGGATGGACAGGCGGTGCGAGCCGTCAGGGCATCGGCGAGCGGTGTCGAGGTTGATGTCGATGGCATGAAGGCGACGGCCGATTTTGTGGTTGGGGCCGATGGCGCTTGCGGCGTCGTCGCTCGGGATCTGTTTCCGAATCGGGCGCAGCCAAGGCTGGTGGGACTGGATGCGGAGCTGCCCTTGACAAGCGCGGGTGAGGCCGCGTTGAAGGGCCGAGTGATTCTCGATGTGGGTCGAGCCCCAGGGGGGTATTGCTGGGCCTTTTCAAAGCGGGGGGTCGCCTCTGTCGGCGTGGCGGTCGACCGCAAGGCAGCGAAGCAGGTTCTGCCGTGCCTGACGAGCTTTCTCAACTCCAGCGACTTCAGAGACTGCAGGCCGGT
This window encodes:
- a CDS encoding metal-sensitive transcriptional regulator — translated: MMDEEAKQKALARLSRIEGQVQGVQRMVEEGKYCVDILLQLSAIQGALEQVRKILLGRHIESCVAEAMASGRAEDRQKKIEELLEVFSRYGR
- a CDS encoding kelch repeat-containing protein; this encodes MDVNRSGEGRMTRGARGLAAGVWVACLFAALGVWAGGMGSWRAAAPMPLERTEVATATLGGKIYVIGGFKMFFVGGVTDAVQAYDPVLDRWEDRASLPQALHHVAAAALDGKLYVVGGYRNVWPWQPVASLWRYDPATDRWQAAKPMPTARGALAVAVLNGKLYAVGGMAGQVLHVNEEYEPATDTWRKRAPMPTGRDHLAAAALEGKLYAVGGRIGSMDRNLAVTEVYDPVADRWEARRPMPTARGGIAAVALGDRLFVFGGEESARTMAQTEAYDPVADQWTAMAPMPTARHGLGAATIGGKIYVIGGGVKPGASKSGLNEVFDPGP
- a CDS encoding DUF4258 domain-containing protein → MNIQDIIDAIRDNRIRITDHADEEAQADRLPFDEIFFSVLQGEIIEAYPSDKPYPSCLIYGNSFTGEPIHSVWAYNPETKWSVLITVYRPDPERWVDWRTRRKK
- a CDS encoding YgiT-type zinc finger protein; this encodes MKPFEKCPVCSGELVEKEVEKLLKGGVHTAVLKVHADVCLRCGERLYEAETIKRFEQIRQKLEKQEVAEFQPLGQTFQVL
- a CDS encoding geranylgeranyl reductase family protein, with product MRYDTIVVGGGPAGATAALHLAKAGAKVLLLERRRLPRYKACGGCLSRRVERLLPFDLEKVNEEPITGLTFTYRSRNPVEATFAEPVAYMVWRDKFDQALCRQAIEAGAELRDGQAVRAVRASASGVEVDVDGMKATADFVVGADGACGVVARDLFPNRAQPRLVGLDAELPLTSAGEAALKGRVILDVGRAPGGYCWAFSKRGVASVGVAVDRKAAKQVLPCLTSFLNSSDFRDCRPVRTTGALLPIYHDGTGPLYRGRALLTGDAACLVDPFLGEGIYYAIQSGQLAAQAILTAGSHGGDLSSYQAAVSTAIIPELEAAGRLSRVAHRATWLWFQVLKWRLGLIEHYRKVLIGETNYRVFEERAWAGTPRPLAMLFGVWGDRGYLNPKRNMLGSG